The Nitrosospira lacus genome window below encodes:
- the rnk gene encoding nucleoside diphosphate kinase regulator, which translates to MSSRPQIVLTSQDLDRLEALLESLPENAFPGKAALRAELDRAEIVESEQIPPSVVTMNSTVRFSIDSSGEDFCLTLVYPKDVDGTGDKISILAPVGSALLGLSTGDEIEWPRPGGGTIKVRIVEIVSQPEREGKFYR; encoded by the coding sequence ATGAGTAGCAGACCACAAATTGTACTGACGTCTCAAGATCTGGACCGGCTGGAGGCGTTGCTTGAGTCGCTTCCGGAAAATGCGTTTCCCGGCAAGGCGGCATTGCGAGCCGAACTCGACCGTGCTGAAATTGTCGAGTCTGAGCAGATACCGCCATCGGTGGTAACCATGAATTCGACTGTTCGCTTCAGCATCGACTCCTCGGGTGAAGACTTCTGCCTGACCCTGGTCTATCCGAAAGATGTAGACGGTACCGGAGACAAAATTTCCATTCTCGCACCCGTGGGCAGTGCCCTTCTCGGTCTTTCCACCGGAGATGAAATAGAGTGGCCACGGCCGGGCGGCGGCACAATAAAGGTACGGATTGTGGAAATTGTCTCCCAGCCGGAGCGCGAGGGTAAGTTTTACCGTTAG
- a CDS encoding alginate export family protein, producing the protein MFVIAPSGPGYYSLWDVVTGNERKAPPVSPNAPYALMTNPAFEIDYRYMEKPGYEPDLFDPIKRIHMGEDFLLSFGGSFWYRYMRESDARLTNTSDNYHLIRSRFHADFWYQDKVRIFAEFLDARSFGQALAPAATDVNRTDMLNLFADIKLANIKDGPAYLRVGRQELLYGSQRLISTLDWVNTRRTFQGVKAFWRTPTFDLDAFWVRPMITERNQFDNWDTKQEFFGLWGTYKPMKGHLVDMYFLSLDDNRHRALGRNGILGDSITHTLGGRLAGDYNQFLYELEGMYQFGQYSNQDISAFAVASGAGYHFKGAPMNPQAWLRYDFASGDNNANDGRRNTFNQLFPFGNYYLGWIDRVGRQNIHDFNAQINLHPQPWATFTAQYHRFYLANKQDFLYNAAGAATLRDATGQAGSYVGDEIDFRFNIHVDRHQDILVGYSKLFAGNFLKATAPGVSPDLFYVQYNMRF; encoded by the coding sequence ATGTTCGTCATAGCACCCTCCGGGCCGGGGTACTACTCGCTCTGGGATGTAGTCACCGGCAATGAGCGTAAGGCCCCGCCGGTTTCTCCCAATGCGCCCTATGCCCTCATGACCAACCCCGCTTTCGAGATCGATTACCGTTACATGGAGAAACCGGGCTATGAGCCGGATCTTTTCGATCCCATCAAGCGTATCCACATGGGCGAGGACTTCCTGCTGTCTTTCGGCGGCAGCTTCTGGTACCGGTACATGCGCGAATCCGATGCCCGTTTGACCAACACCAGCGATAATTACCATCTGATACGCAGCCGCTTCCACGCCGACTTCTGGTATCAGGACAAGGTCCGCATATTCGCCGAGTTTCTGGACGCCCGCAGTTTCGGTCAGGCCCTGGCGCCGGCCGCCACCGATGTCAATCGCACCGACATGCTGAACCTCTTCGCCGATATCAAGCTGGCGAACATCAAGGATGGCCCCGCTTATCTGCGCGTCGGCCGCCAGGAATTACTCTATGGCTCGCAGCGGCTGATTTCCACCCTCGACTGGGTGAACACGCGGCGCACCTTCCAGGGCGTCAAGGCATTCTGGCGCACGCCGACATTTGACCTGGACGCATTCTGGGTGCGTCCCATGATCACGGAAAGAAACCAGTTCGACAACTGGGATACCAAACAGGAATTCTTCGGTCTGTGGGGAACCTACAAGCCCATGAAGGGCCACCTGGTCGACATGTACTTCCTGAGCTTGGACGACAATCGCCACCGCGCACTCGGCAGGAACGGCATCTTGGGCGATTCGATCACGCATACCCTCGGCGGGCGCCTGGCCGGGGACTACAACCAGTTCCTCTACGAACTGGAAGGCATGTACCAGTTCGGCCAGTATTCCAATCAGGATATCTCCGCCTTTGCGGTCGCCTCCGGCGCCGGCTACCACTTCAAGGGGGCACCCATGAATCCCCAGGCCTGGCTGCGCTATGACTTCGCCTCCGGCGACAATAATGCCAATGACGGCCGGCGCAACACCTTCAACCAGCTCTTCCCCTTCGGGAACTATTACCTGGGCTGGATCGACCGGGTGGGCCGCCAGAACATCCACGACTTCAATGCCCAGATCAACCTGCATCCCCAGCCCTGGGCCACGTTTACCGCCCAGTACCACCGCTTCTACCTGGCCAACAAGCAGGACTTCCTGTACAACGCCGCCGGTGCCGCCACCTTGCGGGATGCCACCGGGCAAGCCGGCAGTTACGTCGGCGATGAAATCGACTTCCGCTTCAACATCCACGTCGACCGTCACCAGGATATCCTGGTCGGCTACTCGAAGCTCTTTGCCGGCAATTTCCTCAAGGCCACCGCCCCCGGCGTCTCGCCGGATCTCTTCTATGTCCAATACAATATGCGATTTTGA
- a CDS encoding adenine phosphoribosyltransferase, translating to MQIKSRIRTIAHYPHEGIMFRDITTLLKDPVGLRATIQEITNRYKKLEIDKVAGIESRGFIIGTPVAYELGLGFVPIRKKGKLPAETRGRDYQLEYGSDRIEIHVDAIQKGDRVLLVDDLIATGGTAEAAAALIQEMGGEVVECCFVIDLPDVGGRLRLENQGLKVFALCDFEGG from the coding sequence ATGCAAATTAAATCACGTATTCGCACTATCGCGCATTATCCTCATGAAGGCATCATGTTTCGGGACATCACCACGCTGCTCAAGGACCCGGTAGGACTGCGCGCCACCATTCAGGAGATCACCAACCGTTATAAAAAACTAGAGATCGACAAGGTCGCGGGTATCGAGTCACGCGGTTTCATCATCGGCACCCCCGTCGCTTATGAACTTGGTTTGGGTTTCGTGCCGATACGCAAAAAGGGCAAGCTGCCTGCGGAGACACGCGGGCGCGATTATCAATTGGAGTATGGCAGCGACCGTATCGAGATTCATGTGGATGCGATTCAGAAAGGCGATCGGGTGCTGCTGGTCGATGACCTCATCGCTACCGGTGGCACGGCCGAGGCCGCCGCCGCATTGATACAGGAAATGGGTGGAGAAGTGGTGGAATGCTGTTTCGTGATCGACCTGCCTGATGTTGGTGGCAGGCTCCGGCTGGAAAATCAGGGCCTCAAGGTGTTTGCGTTATGCGATTTCGAGGGTGGTTGA